Within Primulina tabacum isolate GXHZ01 chromosome 5, ASM2559414v2, whole genome shotgun sequence, the genomic segment ACCTAACTACTGCATGGCTAAAGAAACCCTTCATGACCATTCTGAAGGGCTTGGAAGTGGTTCAATCTGATCAAACATGTCCATTGGAGGGAAGTCTTCAACAAAAGTATCGGGCATAATCTTGGCACTACCAGAAACTTGAGAGCCACTCGTAGGTCCAAAACATGAAGGCACGATAGGAAGCTTGGCAGTGCCTAACATGGACCCGCTAGCATGTCCGAACACATCCAAGAAAGTAGGATCTCCAAACCTAGACACAAATTCTTGGCTTTCTACTGGTACAGATAAATCTGGTTGAAATTGTGGAATCTGATAGAAGGGGAGGTGCAACTGTGGCTCGAGAAATGGTTTCTTTTCCAGATCATAGTAAAGCTGAAAAAGGCTCGAATCATAATAGAGTGAACTTGGGTAGGTTATATCCGGCAGTGGCTCCATCTTGATTGTCTTCTCGGTGTCACGAATCCTCGATGATGAGTAGGACTGGGATTTGGTCACTGATGCTTCCTCTGTTGATGAACTGAACTTAGGAGCCTGGAATTATGATACAAGATCATAAGTATCAGAATTCCACATATTTGTGCCTTATTGTGGAGGAAAAAATGAATTTGATTCTTACTTCTACAGAGGTAACATCATGGAAGACAGGGGCCTGGAATTCCTTGATACTACTCTTGTGTGATCTGCTGGATGATGGTGCAGATGTCTGCAGGATTCTTGCGAGCCTCTTCTGCCTGCTGCTCCAGAAATTCTTGACATCATTGTCCGTTCGTCCGGCCAAATACGTGGCAATGCGAGCCCATTTGTTCCCAAATTGTGCTTGCAGATCAATCACTGTTCTCTCCTCCTCTGCTGTAAATTTCACCCCACTATAGAAAACAAAAATACTGATAAATAACAGAGAGGAAAATACAAGTGAGtgataaaaaaactaaaaacaaaaaataatcaaCCAATTATCACAAATTGTCAATATCTAAATTTAGCACATTAGAATCGACGAATGCAAATTTAAAGCCCTTTAGCAGAGAA encodes:
- the LOC142546852 gene encoding transcription factor DUO1-like, which codes for MEGKSRMIYDEMEEIQKGPWKEEEDRVLMNHVKKYGPRDWSSIRSKGLLQRTGKSCRLRWVNKLRPDLKNGVKFTAEEERTVIDLQAQFGNKWARIATYLAGRTDNDVKNFWSSRQKRLARILQTSAPSSSRSHKSSIKEFQAPVFHDVTSVEAPKFSSSTEEASVTKSQSYSSSRIRDTEKTIKMEPLPDITYPSSLYYDSSLFQLYYDLEKKPFLEPQLHLPFYQIPQFQPDLSVPVESQEFVSRFGDPTFLDVFGHASGSMLGTAKLPIVPSCFGPTSGSQVSGSAKIMPDTFVEDFPPMDMFDQIEPLPSPSEWS